Proteins from a single region of Vicinamibacteria bacterium:
- a CDS encoding gamma-glutamyltransferase, whose product MAKQLTPRRVDTELSEPRERKIHWPQRVAVSTKAMISTAHYRATEAGVEVLEAGGNAFDAAVAAAFALGVCEPAASGLGGQTMVLLHEAASGRTIALDGSSRAPNRATVDRLSAPDRKAGHKATTVPSTPAVLRYVLERFGKLKLGRILQPAIRLAEEGYEVTGLQRALARRERQSLRAGTAAALFLRDGRKTYPTGSIFKQPVLAETLRRIAKKGVKDFYSGEIAAQIEQDMIRNDGLIRRDDLAQVPRPIERRPLTTRFQGYRVFTFPPPAAGRTLIQTLNVYQELPEIWQDPDTPQGALALAEVIRRAFIDRQDRPFDPNFYPQISEKRMLRREYARLVSTQVLERFKSHGETTHLSVMDDEGNAVALTQSIEKVFGSCAAAPELGFLYNNYMSAFEYENFSHPYYLRPNAVPWASVAPSIVFRGRRPYLVIGSPGSERITSAILQVLIRLEYLTPFAAVDAPRLHCSLEGKVSLEGTRMRSDIPEFLERHGFAVDVRDPYSFYLGCIQLVMRDGDELIGVADPRRDGSVAGPGISAWTPRPEGR is encoded by the coding sequence ATGGCAAAGCAGCTGACACCCAGACGTGTGGATACCGAGCTCAGCGAGCCGCGCGAGCGCAAGATCCACTGGCCCCAGCGGGTTGCGGTTTCGACCAAGGCCATGATCTCGACCGCGCACTACCGCGCCACCGAAGCGGGCGTCGAAGTCCTCGAAGCCGGGGGCAACGCTTTTGACGCCGCGGTCGCCGCTGCCTTCGCGCTCGGAGTCTGTGAGCCAGCAGCCTCCGGACTTGGCGGGCAGACGATGGTGCTTCTCCACGAGGCGGCATCCGGTCGAACGATCGCATTGGACGGATCGTCGAGGGCGCCGAACCGGGCCACGGTGGATCGTCTATCGGCCCCCGACCGCAAGGCAGGCCATAAGGCGACCACCGTTCCTAGCACCCCGGCGGTGCTCCGATACGTCCTCGAGCGCTTCGGCAAGCTCAAACTCGGCCGCATTCTGCAGCCAGCGATTCGCCTCGCCGAGGAAGGCTACGAAGTGACCGGGCTTCAGCGTGCGCTCGCCCGCCGGGAGCGACAGTCGCTTCGTGCCGGTACCGCGGCCGCGCTGTTCCTCCGTGACGGCAGAAAGACCTATCCTACGGGATCCATCTTCAAGCAACCCGTGCTCGCCGAAACGCTGAGGCGCATCGCCAAGAAAGGCGTGAAGGACTTCTATTCGGGTGAGATTGCCGCCCAGATCGAGCAGGATATGATCCGCAACGACGGTCTCATCCGCCGCGACGATCTCGCTCAGGTTCCTCGGCCGATCGAAAGACGTCCACTCACGACACGCTTTCAAGGCTACCGGGTGTTCACCTTCCCTCCGCCTGCGGCCGGACGCACGCTCATCCAGACGCTCAACGTCTACCAGGAGCTGCCGGAAATCTGGCAGGACCCCGACACCCCTCAGGGAGCGCTCGCGCTCGCCGAAGTCATCCGGCGGGCGTTCATCGACCGGCAGGATCGTCCCTTCGACCCCAACTTTTACCCCCAGATATCCGAAAAACGCATGTTGCGACGGGAGTACGCTCGGCTCGTGTCGACTCAGGTTCTCGAACGTTTCAAGAGCCACGGAGAGACGACCCATTTGTCGGTCATGGACGACGAGGGAAATGCGGTCGCGCTGACGCAATCCATCGAAAAGGTCTTCGGCTCGTGCGCGGCCGCTCCCGAGCTCGGCTTTCTCTACAACAATTACATGAGCGCGTTCGAGTACGAGAACTTCTCCCATCCGTACTACCTTCGCCCCAACGCGGTGCCATGGGCCAGCGTCGCACCGTCGATCGTGTTTCGAGGTAGACGTCCGTACCTCGTGATCGGATCGCCGGGAAGCGAGCGCATCACGTCGGCCATTCTTCAAGTCCTGATCCGGCTCGAATACTTGACTCCATTTGCCGCCGTAGATGCACCGCGGCTTCACTGCTCTCTCGAGGGCAAGGTTTCCCTCGAGGGGACGCGCATGCGAAGCGACATCCCGGAGTTCCTCGAGCGCCACGGCTTCGCCGTCGATGTTCGCGACCCTTACTCGTTCTATCTCGGCTGCATTCAGCTCGTCATGCGGGATGGTGACGAGCTCATCGGCGTCGCGGATCCGAGACGCGACGGTTCCGTTGCCGGGCCCGGTATCAGCGCCTGGACGCCTCGTCCCGAGGGGCGATGA
- a CDS encoding mechanosensitive ion channel family protein — MKNQLIVWLAVVGIGSASISLAQPAETNERLATPRSAIDNFLRWQVPPAVDLDIASEAFTLDSSLGAPERRELARKLKAVLDARGLLVYIEDIPDDPDYPEAYTLFPTRLPEVEVVKVSDRWLFSRQTLRMIPALYDETFSEAAQWLIGGLPEAFQTTLLGISLWQYTGMFLLLLIGLTVRKTLEFVLEKVAGWLVVRTPPPWDEKLVVQMVKPVSFLVMTLLFLLFYADLQLPVRVNMVIKLVLELMIAASLIWLSFNLVDFFCEYLSRWTAKTKTKLDDQLVPMLRKTLKVFAFIIGAIAVIQNYGYSVTSILAGLGIGGLAVALAAQETLANFFGSITIFVDKPFQIGDWIVTEEVEGTVEEVGFRSTRIRTFYNSVVSVPNAKIANAGIDNMGMRRYRRIKQVLGVTYSTSSEQMHAFVEGIRAIILANRYMRKDFYEVHFNGFGNFSLEVLVYCFLEVDNWSAELREKHNFFLEILRLAEEVGVEFAFPTQTVHVDSFYRDQPRTIGKELSAEELGAAVEAFGPEGRLARPHGPELKVGGRTLTFQAGASPTRGSE, encoded by the coding sequence ATGAAGAACCAGCTCATCGTTTGGCTCGCTGTCGTGGGAATAGGCTCGGCCTCCATCAGCCTTGCCCAACCCGCGGAAACGAATGAGCGGCTCGCGACCCCGCGTAGCGCCATCGATAACTTCCTCAGATGGCAGGTACCGCCGGCAGTCGATCTCGATATCGCGTCAGAGGCCTTCACCCTGGACTCGAGCCTCGGCGCGCCGGAGAGAAGGGAGCTGGCGCGAAAGCTCAAGGCGGTTCTCGACGCCAGGGGCCTGTTGGTCTATATCGAAGACATTCCAGACGATCCCGACTACCCCGAGGCCTACACCCTCTTCCCCACCAGGCTCCCCGAAGTCGAGGTCGTGAAGGTCTCTGACCGATGGTTGTTCTCTCGCCAAACTCTGAGGATGATTCCCGCGCTCTACGACGAAACGTTCAGCGAGGCGGCGCAATGGCTCATCGGAGGACTTCCCGAAGCGTTTCAAACGACGCTTCTCGGCATCTCGCTATGGCAATACACCGGGATGTTCCTCCTGTTACTGATCGGACTCACGGTTCGAAAGACCCTTGAGTTTGTTCTCGAGAAGGTGGCGGGATGGCTGGTGGTGAGAACCCCGCCCCCCTGGGACGAGAAGCTCGTCGTTCAGATGGTGAAGCCGGTCAGCTTTCTCGTCATGACGCTCCTGTTCCTTCTGTTCTACGCCGACTTGCAGCTTCCGGTGCGCGTCAACATGGTCATCAAGCTCGTCTTGGAGCTGATGATTGCCGCATCACTGATCTGGTTGTCGTTCAATCTGGTGGACTTCTTCTGCGAGTATCTTTCGCGGTGGACGGCAAAGACGAAGACGAAGCTCGACGATCAGCTCGTCCCGATGCTTCGCAAGACGCTCAAGGTCTTCGCGTTCATCATCGGCGCGATTGCCGTCATCCAGAACTACGGCTATTCGGTCACCTCGATTCTCGCCGGGCTCGGCATCGGAGGCCTCGCCGTGGCTCTCGCGGCGCAGGAGACGCTGGCGAACTTCTTCGGCTCGATCACGATCTTCGTCGACAAGCCGTTTCAAATCGGCGACTGGATCGTTACCGAAGAGGTCGAAGGCACGGTGGAGGAGGTCGGGTTCCGATCCACGCGCATACGCACGTTCTACAATTCGGTCGTCAGCGTTCCCAACGCAAAAATCGCCAATGCCGGTATCGACAATATGGGCATGAGACGCTACCGGCGGATCAAACAGGTTCTGGGGGTTACTTACAGTACGAGCTCCGAGCAGATGCACGCGTTCGTCGAGGGCATTCGCGCCATCATTCTCGCGAACCGGTACATGCGCAAGGACTTTTACGAGGTGCACTTCAACGGGTTCGGGAATTTTTCTCTGGAAGTGCTCGTGTATTGTTTTCTCGAGGTCGACAACTGGAGTGCGGAGCTCCGGGAGAAGCACAATTTCTTTCTCGAGATTTTGCGACTGGCCGAGGAGGTGGGGGTCGAGTTCGCTTTTCCCACTCAAACGGTCCATGTCGACAGCTTTTACCGAGATCAACCGAGGACGATTGGCAAGGAGCTCAGCGCCGAGGAGCTCGGGGCGGCCGTGGAAGCCTTCGGCCCCGAGGGACGGCTGGCGAGACCTCACGGTCCCGAGCTCAAAGTCGGTGGCCGTACCCTCACCTTCCAGGCGGGCGCATCCCCGACCCGGGGCTCGGAGTGA
- a CDS encoding AbrB/MazE/SpoVT family DNA-binding domain-containing protein, protein MAIATITSKGQLTIPKSVRDRLHLRAGDRVVFHIEADGSVRLYPISKKVSEVFGFFSSKGQKRHSASQIKHGLRKAFREGRL, encoded by the coding sequence ATGGCCATAGCCACCATTACGAGCAAGGGGCAGCTCACGATCCCAAAGAGCGTGCGGGACCGCCTCCATTTGCGCGCCGGGGACCGCGTTGTCTTTCACATCGAAGCCGACGGCTCCGTTCGCCTCTACCCGATTTCCAAGAAAGTATCCGAGGTGTTCGGCTTTTTTTCGTCGAAGGGTCAGAAACGGCACTCCGCCTCCCAGATAAAGCACGGGCTGAGAAAGGCCTTTCGAGAGGGAAGACTTTGA
- a CDS encoding type II toxin-antitoxin system VapC family toxin: protein MKALDTNVVVRFLVRDDEAQARRVKALFQRAEDASERYFLTTASVLELIWVLTAVYDFARAEVIEALELLSQMSILEFEDFDVVSQLVRLGRDTNVDLPDLVIGLTGRAGGCETTLTFEKGLEQTALFVRI from the coding sequence TTGAAGGCGCTCGACACGAACGTCGTCGTGCGTTTCTTGGTCCGTGACGACGAGGCGCAGGCACGCCGGGTGAAAGCCCTCTTCCAGAGAGCGGAGGATGCGTCCGAGCGGTATTTTCTAACGACGGCATCGGTTTTGGAGCTCATCTGGGTGCTGACGGCCGTATACGACTTCGCGCGCGCCGAGGTGATCGAAGCGCTCGAGCTCTTGTCGCAAATGTCGATTCTCGAGTTCGAGGACTTCGACGTGGTGAGCCAGCTCGTGAGACTCGGCCGCGACACGAATGTCGATCTCCCCGATCTCGTGATCGGCCTAACGGGGCGCGCGGGTGGATGCGAAACGACGCTGACGTTCGAAAAGGGCCTGGAGCAAACGGCGCTGTTCGTGCGTATTTAG